The following coding sequences lie in one Immundisolibacter sp. genomic window:
- a CDS encoding sulfotransferase codes for MSGVLFIVSSTRSGSTLLERLLNELPGVVSAGELKRIWRRGFTDNQLCSCGQPFHDCPFWQEVVQRAFADATVDARANDALCRRVCRGGVHAGNVPAALRGTFLGLSGKLCAAIVGTARAGWVVDSSKDPAYAAQLAQLPGFETRYLHLVRDARAVAHSKSRLRRRPEIHWKEAYMRRRSAWASAGSWNQTQRLAEAARLATGRPWLRVRYEDLAGSPRGVVQQIWDWLAPAIPDATSDPLGFIDENTVRVGSGHSVAGNPMRFGSGQLMVTPDVGWHQQMPVLSRAAVGLRCYRGLRRYGYL; via the coding sequence ATGAGCGGGGTGCTTTTCATCGTCAGTAGCACGCGCAGCGGCAGCACCCTGCTTGAGCGGCTGCTGAACGAACTGCCCGGGGTGGTATCGGCTGGCGAGCTCAAGCGCATCTGGCGCCGGGGATTCACCGACAATCAGTTGTGCAGTTGCGGGCAGCCGTTTCACGACTGCCCGTTCTGGCAGGAAGTGGTGCAACGCGCCTTTGCGGATGCCACGGTGGATGCCCGCGCCAACGATGCCCTGTGTCGTCGTGTATGCCGCGGCGGGGTGCACGCTGGCAATGTTCCGGCGGCGTTGCGCGGGACGTTTCTGGGCCTGTCCGGGAAATTGTGTGCGGCCATCGTCGGCACGGCGCGCGCGGGCTGGGTGGTGGACTCGTCCAAGGATCCGGCTTATGCGGCGCAATTGGCCCAGTTGCCGGGGTTTGAAACCCGCTACCTGCACCTGGTGCGTGATGCACGGGCGGTGGCGCATTCGAAGTCGCGGCTGCGCAGGCGCCCGGAGATTCACTGGAAAGAGGCATATATGCGGCGCCGCTCGGCCTGGGCGAGCGCCGGTAGCTGGAACCAGACCCAGCGGCTAGCCGAAGCCGCTCGCCTTGCTACCGGACGTCCCTGGTTGCGAGTGCGTTACGAGGACCTGGCCGGTTCACCGCGTGGCGTGGTGCAGCAGATATGGGACTGGCTGGCGCCTGCCATCCCCGACGCGACGAGCGATCCGCTCGGTTTCATAGACGAAAACACGGTGCGGGTAGGTAGCGGGCACTCGGTGGCGGGCAATCCGATGCGTTTTGGCAGCGGACAGCTGATGGTGACCCCGGATGTCGGATGGCACCAGCAGATGCCGGTGCTGAGTCGGGCTGCGGT